ACTCACACTTAGGCGAGATGGTCTGAAACAGCAACCTGGCCGCGTGTTCTTGCTTCACAATAGCACTTTCCATCTCGACCAGCACGGCTGCCACGATATTTTCGTAGCCGTGGCCGCCGCCGTTGGCGATATACGCGACGAGGGCGGCCTGGGCGGGGCCGATGCTGGGGTTGTACGCGGCGGATTCCGCATAGGACCCTTTGTGTATGTTGCCGTCAGCGTCGACGAGCGCCACGCCGGAGGGGCACCCGCTGTAAGGCGCGTGCGACTTGTTGGCGGCGTCCAAGGCGGCGTAACGTAAACTGTCGAGACTGTTGTTGGCGGTGGTGGTTGTGAGGCCGTTGGGTTGAGAGTTTGTTAGAAAGGATAAGCCATTGTGGTGAGGCTCGAGGAGGAAAGGGAGGTGTTTGGAGAGGAGATTTTCGGGGCCGAAACGGTGGGGGAGGAAGTGGGATAAGGGAGTGAATGCGGTGGCGGTGGTGGGGAGATCGGAGTCGGCGATGAGGAGGTTGAGGGAGGAGGCGTTGCGGAGCTCTTGGTAGAACTGGCGGCAGTGGCCGCAAGGGGCGGCGGAGACGGCGAAGTGGGAGAGGGATGGCTCGGCATTGAGGGAGAGGTTTGTGAGGAGGAATTGCTCGGCGTGGATGGAGTAGTTCAGAGGGAGGTTCAGGAACTCCACGTTTACGCCCAGGAAGACGCGGCCGGAGACTCCGCCGATGCCGACGGCGCCGACGTGGAAGTTGGAGATGGGTGTGCGGGCGAGGCGCTGGGCGGAGGGGACTAGCGAAGGGAGGAGGTGGAGGACGGAAGGGAGGTTGGCTTTTTGGGCCATGGATTCGGCCTCTGAGGCTGAGATTACAAATTTGACTTGTGTTTCTTCCATGTGTTTCAGAATgaggacttttctttttttcttttttgggttgagaaatgagagtttgagactttgaagagagagagagagagagagagttcctGGAAATTGGGAGAGGGAAGAAGGGGTGGGGGAAGAAGCAATGGAGTGTGGGTGGGTGTATTTATAGATGGGCTTGGCCTATATTTcttatctttgtttttgtttttttgtttttaattagtGAGGTGTTAAAAAGAGAGGAAATTTTGAAGTGTTTTGagctttagttttgttttaacttttaaaggGAAATTTAGAGACAATGGGATTTCATGTAATGGGTATACGAAACATAATTAGGGGTAGTCACGAGTTGGGATTTAGATTAAATTGTCATGTAAACTTGTCACCTGACTTAACCTTGTTGGTTCAAGAAAATATTCAATTGATGTGGATTGGTGAGCAAGGTGAAACCgttcattatatatttacttGTATCTAGCTGCAATAAGatatttatgtatgtatatacTTTTGacttgatttgttttaaaatacaTACAAGCACTAATTTTGCATTGAACACGAGACTTCAAGTCAGGGGTTTAGTGCAAAAAATGTTTATGTGCAATAATGTGTGTGAAATAAGAattatttcacataaaaaaatttaaatggttaTATGCATTATCACGTAATAGTTTAGGAGAGATTTTACCCATTCTGTTTAAAGTCAAACTTTGTCTCAATGTGTCAACTAGTTAAGCCATAATAActtaattttactttaaattaTGTGATCGCTtagttctttttattaattatattatttaagagagagagagagaaggggggggggtGGAGGGGTAGGATTTTTTATTGagactaatttttgttttaagtacAATTATTTTGGACCTTATGTGAAAGCCTggttgtttattattatttaacaagttatttaaaattattattattgaggtTGATTTTAcgttttagaataaaattttgaaaaggcCAAAGGAAGAAGAGTGATCTCCTTGAAATTAGGCTGGAAGGAGGGAGAGAGATTGGGAGAAGAGAATGACAGCAAAGAATAAGCCTCTGTTTGGATAGagataaaaaattacaattattttattatttagcttatttttgctacta
This genomic stretch from Castanea sativa cultivar Marrone di Chiusa Pesio chromosome 1, ASM4071231v1 harbors:
- the LOC142619614 gene encoding cytidine deaminase 1-like is translated as MEETQVKFVISASEAESMAQKANLPSVLHLLPSLVPSAQRLARTPISNFHVGAVGIGGVSGRVFLGVNVEFLNLPLNYSIHAEQFLLTNLSLNAEPSLSHFAVSAAPCGHCRQFYQELRNASSLNLLIADSDLPTTATAFTPLSHFLPHRFGPENLLSKHLPFLLEPHHNGLSFLTNSQPNGLTTTTANNSLDSLRYAALDAANKSHAPYSGCPSGVALVDADGNIHKGSYAESAAYNPSIGPAQAALVAYIANGGGHGYENIVAAVLVEMESAIVKQEHAARLLFQTISPKCEFKVFLCVGATKRPSSI